A stretch of Microcoleus sp. bin38.metabat.b11b12b14.051 DNA encodes these proteins:
- a CDS encoding transcriptional regulator, producing the protein MELHPIRTETDYQKALREIASLFDAAPNTPECDRLDILSTLVEAYEKAHFPIAVPDPIAAIQYYMDTRGWSRIDLEVCLGSRDNVSDVLSRKRSLTLEMIRKLNQELGVPAEILIQPYHSVQTSA; encoded by the coding sequence ATGGAATTGCATCCGATTAGAACTGAAACAGATTATCAGAAAGCCCTGCGAGAAATCGCATCACTGTTTGATGCAGCCCCGAATACCCCTGAATGCGATCGATTAGATATCCTCAGTACCTTGGTGGAAGCCTATGAAAAGGCGCACTTCCCGATCGCAGTACCAGATCCAATCGCAGCAATTCAATATTATATGGATACCCGTGGATGGTCTCGAATCGATCTAGAGGTATGTCTTGGCAGTCGAGATAACGTGTCTGATGTGCTATCTCGTAAACGTTCCCTAACCTTGGAGATGATTCGCAAGTTAAATCAAGAATTGGGGGTTCCGGCTGAAATTTTGATCCAGCCATATCATTCGGTACAAACGTCTGCCTAA
- a CDS encoding type II toxin-antitoxin system HigB family toxin: MLSRSTLRDFWEFHPDVEEALKTWYYEASHADWQSPADIKTAHRNASIIANNRVVFNIKGNTYRLIVAIRYDIGIIFIRFIGTHAEYDKVDAETIAILNHYPVRSSV, translated from the coding sequence ATCTTGTCCCGCAGCACCCTACGAGACTTCTGGGAGTTTCATCCAGATGTTGAAGAAGCACTGAAAACTTGGTACTACGAAGCATCTCACGCGGATTGGCAGAGTCCAGCCGATATTAAAACTGCTCATCGTAATGCCAGCATCATTGCTAACAATCGTGTAGTTTTCAATATCAAAGGCAATACCTATCGACTGATTGTGGCAATTCGCTATGACATTGGAATTATTTTTATACGATTTATTGGTACTCATGCCGAGTATGACAAAGTAGATGCGGAAACTATAGCAATCCTAAATCATTATCCAGTCCGTTCATCAGTGTAA